The Verrucomicrobiota bacterium genomic sequence TCAAAAATCACTGGGTGTCATGGGAAACATCTGAGTTTCATGCAAACGTATTATGATTCTATAGTCTTTAGTTTGAGTTTTGAAAGCAGAAGAAAGCCCATGATAAAAAATAATGAGTTCCAGAAAACCGCCCAACGAAAACCTATAAAATCAGCCAAGGCTCCCATAGAAAGATACCCAATGATTGCTGCGAGTTTTCCAAACAGGCCCCAATATCCAAACACCTGTCCTTCATCACCTTTTGGACTCATCAAAGAGACAACCGCGCGGCTACCCGCTTGAGTTGAGCCCACAACGAAGCCAGCAAAGTTTCCTACCACAAAAAAATGCCACTTCTCTATACTTGCGAAAGCTCCAAAACAAACACCTACCCATATCAACAAGGAAATCATCAACATGGTTTTTGAGCCAAATTGGTCCTGAAAAAAACCAAAGGCAAAAGCACCTAATGCGCTACTGAGTTGTAAACTTGCGAATAACATAAGGTTTTCTTCAGTATTGAAGCCTAGGACTTGGGTGGCAAAAACTGCAGCGAAGGCAAAGATGGCTGACAAGCCAGACATATAAATGGCATAACAGGATAGAAAGTAGCTTAATTCCCTGTGCTTCTCTAACTGCCGAGACGTGTGTATGATCTCTCTCCAAGCAGCATTCCACGCCCTTGTTAAAGTCACACCTTTTGCTGGTAGTTTCCTTTCTTTCAATAGTAAAAAAGTTGGTAGGGAGGAAGCGGCAAAAAAACATGCTGTTAAGACACATAGATAAGGAACTGCCTCAGACTCTCGCCCACTATAGAAATTTAGAATAATAATTCCCATAACCAGACTAAATAACCCACCACAATATCCAAAGCTCCATCCATAACCTGAAATTTTCCCCACATTCCCTTTGTGACTGATTTCAGGCAAAAAACTTGCACAAAAATTCTCACCCATCGAGAAACCAAAATTGGCTCCAATAACCAAACACATCACCCATAAAATGCGCCCTTCCACTGAGGTAGCAAGAAGGGCTGTAAAAAAGCAGCAGATGATAGCAGAAAATAATAGGAACCTCTTTTTCTGAGCAGTTAGGTCTGCTACCGTCCCTAGCCAAGGAGAAAGCAAAACGACCAAAACCTGGGATAGAATAAGTGCTGTCGCCCATAGAGTATTGGCAAACTCATTTCCCTTACACACAACTCCCACAAAATACGGGGCAAACGCCACGGTAATAATGATTGTGGTAAATGCGGAGTTCGCAAAATCAAAGCAACACCAGCCAAAAAGCTCCGACTTTTTTACCTTTGCAAAAGATTTATGCGGAGATTGCTCTGGTTCTGTGGCAGCACTCAAGCATGCAGAATAATCTCAGTGCATCAGAGGGTAAAGCCTCTTCATCAAATCAATTCACTGGCAGTTGTCTGATCTACACGACCAAGAAGGCTAGATGCTCAAGACACTAGAGATCTTCTTTCCAATCCCTACTACGTGCCTTCTCCACTCTTGAGTATTCTCTTTAACTAGCGGCTTAGTGCATCAAGAAAGCGCCTTAAGTTCTTTGTCGACTACAAATGGTCCAAAGGGAATCACCGCGGCTACCATAATCTTAAAGGACAATTTATATGTAATGGGTACCTGCTTGATGGCAATCAAGGCTAGCAATACCAATAAAACAAAAAGTCCACCGTGAATGCGGCCGGGCCAACTAACAGCATCTGGCATCCCCCAGATATACTTGAGTGGCATCGCAATAAAAAAAAGAACCAGGGTGGAACAACCTTCAATAAAACCAACCACTCTTAGAGTCTTGAGGAATTTTGCATTTTGAATCTTGCTTTTAGTCTCATGCATATCATTTGTATCCCTTTGGCCTTTGTTAGCGGTTAGGTATCGGAGATTAATCTTAGGATACATCTGCGTAAAGCCTCTTTAATGACCTGTGCCCTATTCTTAAAATCCGAGTGGGTATATACAGCTTGCTGTTAGATCCTTTTCA encodes the following:
- a CDS encoding DUF3817 domain-containing protein yields the protein MHETKSKIQNAKFLKTLRVVGFIEGCSTLVLFFIAMPLKYIWGMPDAVSWPGRIHGGLFVLLVLLALIAIKQVPITYKLSFKIMVAAVIPFGPFVVDKELKALS
- a CDS encoding MFS transporter, which encodes MSAATEPEQSPHKSFAKVKKSELFGWCCFDFANSAFTTIIITVAFAPYFVGVVCKGNEFANTLWATALILSQVLVVLLSPWLGTVADLTAQKKRFLLFSAIICCFFTALLATSVEGRILWVMCLVIGANFGFSMGENFCASFLPEISHKGNVGKISGYGWSFGYCGGLFSLVMGIIILNFYSGRESEAVPYLCVLTACFFAASSLPTFLLLKERKLPAKGVTLTRAWNAAWREIIHTSRQLEKHRELSYFLSCYAIYMSGLSAIFAFAAVFATQVLGFNTEENLMLFASLQLSSALGAFAFGFFQDQFGSKTMLMISLLIWVGVCFGAFASIEKWHFFVVGNFAGFVVGSTQAGSRAVVSLMSPKGDEGQVFGYWGLFGKLAAIIGYLSMGALADFIGFRWAVFWNSLFFIMGFLLLSKLKLKTIES